One genomic segment of Roseofilum casamattae BLCC-M143 includes these proteins:
- the asnB gene encoding asparagine synthase (glutamine-hydrolyzing), whose translation MCGIAGCLGYAERDRLEIVLTKMQQAIDHRGPDDRGIYISEDLQAGFAHTRLSILDLSPAGHQPMSINGDRYWITFNGEIYNFQELRADLIAKGIGFQSQTDTEAILQLYRTYGTDCVRHLRGMFAFAIWDDREKTAFLARDPLGIKPLYYWRSGQTLLFSSELRALLASSLPGKTLNPRGLYSYLVSGSVAEPDTLIQDIETLPAGGWLQWRAGEVKQQQYWQIEFNPQPISQTEAQERVRQALIDSIKYHFVSDVPVGVFLSGGIDSTSLVALARQTQLGELRTYSIAFEETQWNEGPIAQRIAETFATDHTEYMLTAPVARQLMDDFLDAIDRPSIDGFNTFCVSKIARECGSKVALSGLGGDELFGGYSSFQQVPKMVRWGQRLRWLQPLQIGQLLRRSTKNGKLQRLGDFLQHPPNSFNAYLSYRGIFTHSESLQILDRICPGYDPATLRGSFPIPDCPSLEDEVSFLEINRYMRNQLLGDSDVMSMAWGLEVRVPFLDRVLLNAIDTIPHDIRLAQGKQLLINAVPELPEWVVNKPKQGFLFPFDRWLDDPEWQSLFQLTKTPQLSLAPWYRRWSLVILEKWLQKIGCSPTASRSTFTS comes from the coding sequence ATGTGCGGTATTGCGGGTTGTCTCGGTTATGCAGAACGCGATCGCTTAGAAATCGTCCTGACGAAGATGCAGCAGGCGATCGACCATCGCGGTCCCGACGATCGCGGCATCTATATCTCGGAGGACTTGCAAGCAGGATTTGCCCATACTCGCCTTTCCATTCTCGACCTCAGCCCCGCCGGACATCAACCCATGTCTATTAACGGCGATCGCTATTGGATTACGTTTAACGGCGAAATCTATAACTTTCAGGAACTGCGCGCAGACCTCATTGCCAAAGGTATCGGGTTTCAGTCGCAAACTGATACCGAAGCGATCTTGCAACTGTACCGAACCTACGGCACGGACTGCGTTCGCCATCTGCGCGGTATGTTCGCCTTCGCCATTTGGGACGATCGCGAAAAAACCGCCTTTCTCGCTCGCGATCCTCTGGGAATCAAACCCTTATACTACTGGCGCTCCGGACAAACTCTGCTCTTTTCCTCCGAACTGCGCGCTCTCCTTGCCTCCAGTTTGCCCGGTAAAACTCTTAACCCCAGAGGACTCTACAGCTATCTGGTCAGCGGTTCCGTTGCCGAACCCGATACCTTAATTCAAGATATTGAGACTCTCCCTGCGGGTGGCTGGTTGCAATGGCGCGCTGGAGAAGTCAAACAACAGCAGTATTGGCAAATTGAATTTAATCCTCAACCCATTAGCCAAACTGAAGCTCAAGAGCGAGTGCGTCAAGCTCTAATCGACTCAATTAAGTATCATTTTGTTAGCGACGTTCCCGTGGGAGTCTTTCTCAGCGGCGGTATCGACTCCACTTCCTTGGTTGCTCTGGCGCGGCAAACCCAACTGGGAGAGTTGCGCACCTACTCTATTGCTTTTGAGGAAACTCAATGGAATGAAGGGCCGATCGCCCAACGGATTGCGGAAACATTTGCCACCGATCATACCGAATATATGCTGACCGCGCCGGTAGCGAGACAATTAATGGATGATTTTCTCGACGCTATTGACCGCCCCAGTATCGACGGATTTAATACCTTTTGCGTCTCGAAAATTGCCCGAGAATGCGGTAGCAAAGTCGCTCTTTCCGGACTCGGCGGCGATGAATTATTTGGCGGTTATAGTTCCTTTCAACAAGTACCGAAAATGGTACGCTGGGGACAACGACTGCGCTGGTTGCAGCCGTTACAAATCGGGCAATTGTTGCGGCGATCGACGAAGAACGGAAAACTACAACGACTGGGAGATTTTCTCCAGCATCCCCCCAATAGTTTTAATGCCTATTTAAGTTATCGCGGCATCTTTACCCATAGCGAAAGTTTACAGATTCTCGATCGCATTTGTCCCGGATACGATCCGGCAACCTTGCGCGGCAGCTTCCCAATTCCAGATTGCCCCTCTTTAGAAGATGAAGTGAGTTTCTTAGAAATCAATCGCTACATGCGCAATCAACTTTTGGGCGACAGCGACGTGATGAGTATGGCGTGGGGATTGGAAGTGCGCGTTCCGTTTTTGGATCGGGTTTTGCTGAATGCGATCGATACGATTCCTCACGATATCAGACTGGCACAAGGGAAGCAACTGTTAATTAATGCCGTTCCGGAATTACCAGAATGGGTAGTAAACAAACCGAAGCAAGGCTTTCTCTTTCCCTTCGATCGCTGGCTGGACGATCCGGAATGGCAATCGTTATTTCAATTAACTAAAACTCCCCAGCTTTCTCTAGCTCCTTGGTATCGCCGCTGGAGTTTGGTCATTTTAGAAAAATGGCTGCAAAAAATAGGTTGTTCCCCGACCGCATCGCGATCGACTTTTACTTCTTGA
- a CDS encoding class I SAM-dependent methyltransferase, which yields MCDKSCIDFANNHLKSADIQGKSVIEVGAYDINGSLRSMVENFQPSSYKGVDIAMGPGVDEVCNAEDLVSHYGSGQFDLLICTEVVEHVQNWRSVFSNLKQIVKPGGVLLLTTRSKGFPFHSAPADYWRYQVSDMEVIFSDFSIEVLEKDPDQPGVFVKARKPDNFDEKDLTDYQLYSIVKHKRLIDIDDADINQLDRSWNEIELVIRRNLSVLLPYSLKKFIKKNILRIL from the coding sequence ATGTGTGATAAATCTTGTATCGACTTTGCCAATAACCACTTAAAGAGTGCAGACATTCAAGGAAAATCAGTCATTGAAGTTGGCGCCTATGACATCAACGGTTCTTTGCGGTCGATGGTCGAAAATTTTCAACCTTCGAGCTATAAAGGAGTAGACATTGCTATGGGACCGGGAGTTGACGAAGTCTGTAATGCAGAAGACTTAGTCAGCCACTACGGTTCCGGACAATTCGATCTGTTGATTTGCACCGAAGTCGTAGAGCACGTGCAAAATTGGCGTTCCGTATTTAGCAATCTGAAACAAATTGTGAAACCCGGTGGAGTGTTACTCCTTACCACCCGCTCGAAAGGATTTCCATTTCACAGCGCTCCAGCCGATTACTGGCGCTATCAGGTATCGGATATGGAAGTAATATTTTCTGATTTTTCTATAGAAGTTTTGGAGAAAGATCCGGATCAACCCGGAGTATTCGTGAAAGCGCGGAAGCCCGATAATTTTGATGAAAAAGATTTAACCGATTATCAGCTCTATTCCATCGTCAAGCACAAGCGTCTCATCGATATCGACGATGCTGATATCAATCAGCTCGATCGCTCCTGGAATGAGATAGAGCTAGTCATTAGACGAAATCTGTCTGTCTTGTTGCCTTACTCGCTCAAGAAATTTATCAAAAAGAATATATTAAGAATACTCTAG
- a CDS encoding glycosyltransferase family 4 protein, whose product MNNPRISLIHPTGNPNSREAALAIAEGGLLHEIITTIAYNPNSNIAALVNRLPSRLRDAIAGELGRRTWIAPKGTTIRSYPWQEIVRVALVRSGLPRRFGLNNQQLTDFIYSSIDRQVARSHLNGLDAVYAYEDGAATTFTEAKKRGILCLYDLPIMFYQMSREIQAEEAERFPELAPALQAAKEPEWKLRRKEQEIELADRIFVASSITRQSLLNFNVNPEKISVIPYGAPLDYFQPQLKPDSCFRALYVGRVAPRKGIHYLLEAWKKINRPDAELCLIGINEFPTGWLNPYENLFRYIPPVPHHTLDRYYSSASVFVFPSLVEGFGLVLLEAMACGIPIITTPNTAGPDIITDGVEGFIVPIRDSQALQEKLEWCMDRPIELKAMGQAARKKAEKLTWMQYREKLQAEIRDCLDKQG is encoded by the coding sequence ATGAACAACCCCCGTATTTCCCTGATTCATCCTACCGGTAATCCCAATTCTCGGGAAGCTGCTTTGGCGATCGCAGAAGGCGGTTTATTGCATGAAATTATTACCACGATCGCCTACAATCCCAATTCTAACATCGCTGCTCTAGTTAATCGTCTCCCTAGCCGTCTTCGAGATGCGATCGCCGGGGAACTGGGCCGGCGTACCTGGATCGCCCCAAAAGGTACCACGATCCGCTCCTATCCTTGGCAAGAAATTGTCCGAGTGGCCTTAGTGCGCAGCGGTTTACCCCGTCGCTTCGGTCTCAATAACCAGCAATTAACTGACTTCATTTATTCCTCCATCGATCGCCAAGTTGCCCGATCTCATTTAAATGGGCTTGATGCCGTTTATGCCTATGAAGATGGAGCCGCGACGACATTTACAGAAGCGAAAAAACGAGGAATACTATGCCTGTACGATCTGCCCATCATGTTTTATCAAATGAGTCGAGAAATTCAAGCCGAAGAAGCCGAACGATTTCCCGAACTCGCTCCCGCTCTACAAGCAGCAAAAGAACCGGAATGGAAACTGCGGCGCAAAGAACAGGAAATTGAATTAGCCGATCGCATTTTTGTCGCCTCTTCTATCACTCGGCAATCCTTACTCAATTTTAATGTCAATCCCGAAAAAATTAGCGTAATTCCTTATGGCGCGCCCCTAGATTATTTTCAGCCGCAACTGAAACCAGATTCATGCTTTCGCGCCCTTTATGTCGGTCGAGTTGCGCCTCGTAAAGGAATTCACTACCTTTTAGAAGCATGGAAAAAAATCAACCGACCCGATGCCGAACTCTGTCTCATTGGTATTAATGAATTCCCTACCGGTTGGTTGAATCCCTATGAAAACTTATTTCGATATATTCCTCCCGTACCGCACCATACCCTCGATCGATATTATAGTAGCGCCAGTGTCTTTGTCTTTCCTTCTTTAGTTGAGGGATTTGGTTTAGTTCTTCTCGAAGCCATGGCTTGCGGAATCCCTATAATTACAACTCCAAATACGGCCGGCCCGGATATCATTACGGATGGAGTAGAAGGATTTATTGTGCCGATTCGCGATAGTCAAGCTTTACAAGAGAAACTGGAATGGTGTATGGATCGTCCTATTGAACTCAAGGCAATGGGACAAGCCGCTCGGAAAAAAGCAGAAAAGTTAACCTGGATGCAATATCGAGAAAAATTGCAGGCTGAAATTCGCGATTGTCTCGATAAACAAGGATGA
- a CDS encoding glycosyltransferase family 4 protein — MTSDKKRVLLVSSQPIQNPASLRLMAKHPKLDILVAYCSLPEAKLHGASLKNNPEYITKSVFDIPLLDGYPWKYIPNRSPVPNLDRAFGLINPGLVKLVKEFDCCVVYGHNYVTFWMAIAAAKLAGKPLILSTDATYIEPISGGNWKIPIKKKVLPFLYNQVSDAVLVLSTASKEFIHSLGVAKDRIFITPYVVDNDVIAETARNCDRQAMRSQWNIPEDATVAVFCAKFIPRKRPQDAIAAFAAANIPNSYLVMVGDGPLADELKTQAKQLNIHDKVRFLGLVKYSHLPEVYAASDVLAFSSEYEPYGLPVNEAMICGIPVVASDRIGATRDLVEEGKTGFTYPCGDTATLAAIFQQILTQPERLRDMGKAAKTRMETWSPHENVEGLVAAVNKICPISD; from the coding sequence ATGACTTCAGACAAAAAACGGGTGTTATTGGTTTCTTCGCAACCGATCCAAAATCCGGCATCCCTGCGCTTAATGGCCAAACATCCAAAACTGGATATTTTAGTCGCTTATTGCAGTTTACCGGAAGCAAAACTGCACGGTGCTTCTCTAAAAAATAATCCCGAATATATTACCAAATCTGTATTTGATATTCCGCTGTTGGACGGGTATCCCTGGAAGTATATCCCCAACCGATCGCCAGTCCCCAATTTAGACCGTGCTTTTGGTTTAATTAATCCGGGTTTGGTAAAACTGGTCAAAGAATTCGATTGCTGCGTGGTTTACGGCCATAATTACGTTACCTTTTGGATGGCGATCGCCGCAGCCAAACTGGCCGGAAAACCTCTGATTCTCTCCACCGATGCCACCTATATCGAACCCATTTCTGGCGGCAACTGGAAAATCCCCATTAAGAAAAAAGTTCTCCCCTTTCTCTACAATCAGGTCTCCGATGCCGTCCTGGTTTTATCGACAGCATCGAAAGAATTTATTCATTCACTCGGTGTTGCCAAAGACCGAATTTTCATCACTCCTTACGTGGTTGATAATGATGTCATTGCCGAAACAGCCAGAAATTGCGATCGCCAGGCCATGCGATCGCAGTGGAACATTCCCGAAGATGCTACCGTAGCGGTCTTCTGCGCTAAATTTATTCCGCGCAAACGACCTCAAGATGCGATCGCCGCTTTTGCTGCCGCAAATATTCCCAATAGTTATTTAGTCATGGTTGGAGACGGCCCCTTAGCAGATGAGCTAAAAACTCAAGCCAAACAGTTAAACATTCACGATAAAGTACGCTTTCTCGGTTTAGTCAAATACTCTCATCTCCCCGAAGTTTATGCTGCCAGCGACGTCCTCGCCTTTTCCTCAGAATACGAACCCTATGGATTGCCTGTCAACGAAGCCATGATTTGTGGCATTCCCGTCGTAGCGAGCGATCGTATTGGTGCCACTCGCGATCTGGTTGAAGAAGGTAAAACAGGCTTCACCTATCCCTGCGGCGATACCGCAACGTTAGCAGCTATTTTTCAGCAAATATTGACCCAACCCGAACGACTTCGAGACATGGGTAAAGCGGCAAAAACTCGCATGGAAACCTGGTCTCCTCATGAAAATGTAGAAGGCTTAGTCGCAGCCGTCAACAAAATTTGTCCAATAAGTGATTAA
- a CDS encoding glycosyltransferase: protein MDNYSDRPNPSIIILLGQKQALADGVFDYTEKLEQSLVEKGIGCDRVSMPWRESGWLKALQWLWNESEQWRDRWVIAQFTASAWSKLALPVMFVIVVALLKSRGVKTAIMFHEMQGYPGERLKYKIRRWVQLWTIRTTMKIADRSIFNIDLEQLTWLPVASSQATFIPVGSNMPEPDVMAVKSKEEIARETTKTVVVFGMTSVEITRDEVEAIAFAASQSANQIHALRLVTLGRGSKEAEPELRTALKDSNVELSALGLLEPEEVTQALMKADVMLFVRGDICSRKTTAIAGFSCGLPVIGYEGTETARPIPDAGVLLVPQGDLPSLASALTRVLEDDKLWLDLHQRSLEVYQTYFAWDVIAQNFIETLKP from the coding sequence ATGGATAATTATAGCGATCGCCCAAACCCCTCAATTATTATACTCCTCGGCCAGAAACAAGCCCTGGCTGACGGCGTGTTTGACTACACGGAAAAACTCGAGCAAAGTTTGGTGGAAAAAGGGATAGGCTGCGATCGCGTATCCATGCCGTGGCGAGAATCAGGCTGGTTAAAAGCGCTACAATGGCTGTGGAACGAAAGCGAACAATGGCGCGATCGCTGGGTCATTGCCCAATTTACGGCTTCTGCTTGGTCGAAATTAGCATTACCCGTGATGTTTGTCATCGTGGTGGCATTGCTGAAAAGCAGAGGGGTAAAAACCGCGATTATGTTTCATGAAATGCAAGGCTATCCGGGAGAGAGGCTGAAATATAAAATTCGTCGCTGGGTACAACTATGGACCATTCGCACGACTATGAAAATCGCCGATCGCTCGATTTTTAACATCGATCTCGAGCAATTAACCTGGTTGCCCGTCGCCTCATCCCAAGCAACATTTATCCCTGTCGGTTCTAATATGCCGGAACCCGACGTTATGGCAGTGAAGTCTAAGGAAGAAATAGCTCGGGAAACGACGAAAACGGTGGTAGTATTCGGGATGACTAGTGTAGAGATTACGCGAGATGAAGTAGAGGCGATCGCCTTTGCTGCCTCCCAAAGCGCGAACCAGATTCATGCATTGCGTCTGGTGACTCTCGGACGAGGATCGAAAGAAGCAGAACCCGAACTGAGAACAGCGCTCAAAGATAGTAATGTGGAACTTTCTGCCCTCGGGTTACTCGAACCGGAAGAGGTAACTCAAGCCTTGATGAAAGCCGATGTCATGCTATTTGTTCGGGGAGACATTTGTTCTCGGAAAACAACCGCGATCGCGGGATTTAGTTGCGGACTTCCAGTTATTGGTTATGAAGGAACAGAAACAGCTCGTCCCATTCCGGACGCTGGAGTATTGCTCGTTCCTCAAGGCGATCTTCCCAGTCTCGCCTCTGCATTGACACGGGTGCTTGAAGATGACAAGCTATGGTTAGATCTACACCAGCGGAGTCTGGAAGTATACCAAACTTACTTTGCTTGGGATGTAATTGCACAGAATTTTATAGAAACCTTAAAGCCATGA
- a CDS encoding glycosyltransferase encodes MARSHSKPENYHIWCPNIFTFQGGIQVYSFFLVMAMCRSPRQPILDIFLKLDRQIEPSAFPVNTPHFHPTGNLPQKLQTLGFAGYLLLYGASKKPNLAITTHANFAIVAYWLKRLWGTPYWIIAHGIEVWDSDRPQLQTALEYADRILAVSHYTRDRLLNDRNLDPNRVKVLPNTFDREKFQIAPKPSYLLERYDLSANQPTILTVARLDPNEQYKGYDRILQALPTVLSACPDARYILVGKGGDRDRIEQEIQSLKLASHVTLTGFIPDAELRDHYNLCDIFAMPSKGEGFGIVYLEALACGKPSLGGNKDGALDALCHGELGALVDPDNIQEIAQTLIQILQKTYPNPLMYQPEALRQRAIDIYGFERFQQTLDRHLAEFWQENRGGD; translated from the coding sequence ATGGCTCGATCGCATTCAAAACCGGAAAACTATCATATTTGGTGTCCGAATATTTTCACCTTCCAAGGAGGAATCCAAGTCTATTCCTTCTTCTTAGTCATGGCGATGTGTCGATCGCCAAGGCAACCAATACTCGATATTTTCCTGAAACTCGACCGCCAGATCGAGCCGAGCGCATTCCCGGTCAATACCCCCCACTTTCATCCTACCGGCAACCTTCCCCAAAAACTCCAAACCTTGGGCTTTGCCGGCTACTTGTTGCTTTATGGTGCCTCGAAGAAACCTAACTTAGCCATTACCACCCATGCTAATTTTGCCATCGTCGCCTATTGGCTGAAAAGACTCTGGGGAACTCCCTACTGGATTATTGCCCACGGTATCGAAGTTTGGGATAGCGATCGCCCCCAGCTCCAAACGGCCCTAGAATATGCCGATCGCATTCTCGCCGTCAGTCACTATACCCGCGATCGCCTGTTGAACGATCGCAACCTCGACCCCAACCGAGTAAAAGTCTTACCCAACACCTTCGATCGCGAAAAATTCCAGATTGCCCCCAAACCCTCTTACTTGCTCGAGCGCTACGATCTCAGTGCAAATCAACCCACTATCCTGACCGTTGCTCGGCTCGATCCGAACGAACAATACAAAGGATACGATCGCATTCTGCAAGCACTCCCGACAGTATTATCAGCCTGTCCCGACGCTCGCTATATTTTAGTCGGGAAAGGAGGCGATCGCGATCGCATCGAACAAGAAATCCAATCTCTCAAGCTCGCCAGTCACGTGACCCTCACCGGCTTTATTCCCGATGCCGAACTGCGCGACCACTATAATCTTTGCGATATTTTCGCCATGCCCAGTAAAGGAGAAGGATTTGGTATTGTATATCTAGAAGCTCTCGCCTGCGGCAAACCCAGCTTGGGAGGAAACAAAGATGGGGCACTTGATGCGCTCTGTCATGGAGAACTCGGAGCATTAGTCGATCCCGATAATATCCAAGAAATTGCCCAAACGCTAATTCAAATTCTACAAAAAACCTATCCGAATCCTCTCATGTATCAACCCGAAGCACTGCGGCAAAGAGCGATCGACATTTATGGGTTTGAACGGTTTCAACAGACCTTAGATCGGCATCTCGCGGAATTTTGGCAAGAAAACAGAGGAGGGGATTGA